Genomic segment of Benincasa hispida cultivar B227 chromosome 1, ASM972705v1, whole genome shotgun sequence:
taattataaaaggtggctatggacaggagaatcctgatagacttaagcatgacaacatgtgagaaagtttcctcatagtcaactccctcaacctgggtataaccctttgctacgagtctagccttaaaggtttgcacctttctatCTACATCTTTCTTTCACCTAAAGATCACTTACACCTattcgttgctatcgtgattcgagtaggaagtgtattgtataaaataagttggaaaaataagtgCCAAGTATAAATGGTGCGTTGATGTTGTGATGCGTTTAAGTAGTTGAAACGCGTTGATGCGTTAGAGATATGCAATCAGAATGCACGACACTTCTAttaatgacgttcaagttttcctaaaccaaacccaagtataaatctaatttaggttcctggcaagtccagggtcgaactcagggattcagttaaacaAATGCAGACCTTGTGTTGTATCTATTataggggttttcctaaatgaatgagagatgtgttatttacactaaagtgTTGTGCCTGTGCAAAGAGATATAAAAGAGTTGAGTGGTGAGCGAtggatcatgcgaaaatggagtttaatgtaAATGGTTTGTGTCAATCTAAGATGAGTGTACACAAACCAAAATGTGATGTAGATGAGATGGactgatttgcttatcttttgttcatgcgttagactttacTCAACATTTCTTAATGTGAATAACATACAAAgcctatctttaggatgcatgaGTCTACcacagaatgcaataaacaCTAGTAAGTTATCTCTAGCTATACTAGGCGTCCTACTTGatgcagcttagttattctgtcaaataatctaaattaaagatgcttttaccaagtgatcaagttggcttaagcattgaaatgaaattttgcataaagtataaaGCATTTAACatgaacaagaaataaacaatggcaaaaatgtgatggatcaaatatatgaattttataaagaagtaaattgtctttacaaaagcaatgtTCAATCAAGTGAaatgaaagtgataaatgagatgaaggaaactgagtcaagccgcagagtacaatctcttgtatctctttggcttaattctgttgtgtacaatcacttgtatcgGAAGAggacgaagtgtctttctcaagcttgGCTTCCTCCGCTCTCTGACCGGCgttggtggtggttctcaactcTTCTGATCGTCTTGGCACCACAACACAGCTTAAACTATGACTACACTAATTACAGAGAGTAGGGATCTTAATAATTTCTGAACTGAATAATTCTCTCGTTGCGAACGCTatagggacttcatctatttataggcgttggtcatgtccacttggtgaatgggcagcattaaagttcATATcctggtcagcattaaagtccatgccctggtcagccatCTGACTCTCAGAAGCTTTTCAGATGCCGCCTGTTGTAGGTGCCTACCCTTATAAGtggtgacacaatcagcctggatcaatgaatcttctctacgttgaactccctccgacgcatggcccatgtgTTAGAGCTTTCCCTGTGGCACTTTTCTAATGCGTTAGCATTAATCCTCGTGTTGAAATCCTGTAGTACAATGTTTTAGCGCCgcaatatttagtaataaaacttcttttgcaagagtttgctaatgtttaaATAATTTCATGCGTTTatactaaaaatgaggagaatttatcataaaaaatcttagttgttccaacttaagagcaaaaataacttgtatttctacaagttatcaccacccccaaatttaaacaatgcttgtcctcaagcattccaaaataattctttgttatctccttTGTCTTAGGGGTGCAAAGTtcgcctctcatcatattcattcaTAAGCTTGAGATAAGAGTTTGGAAAATATAATTCAGATTgactcttttctaaaaggacTAATGTTTAGTTTCAGATGCAGCAGGCCTTTTATCACCAActccttttgtttctcaaaacattctcgtttcttctaaaccagcaatgcgtTAAATGCACTTTTTAAGATAAATActggataaaaagaaaaaaacaattatgaatTTTTACTTACCCATGTGTTgttccaggtatcccactttcatTGTGGCTTAcccctacgggtgtcatgcgaacatctaactacgggtgagaacccttcacaactaaactcatatctattATTCGTGAATTTCAAGATATAATTTCTTCATACTAGATAGAGGAGTTCTATGGGACGCgttggtctaggagacttaacttcgttttgggtttcccccacgggtgtcatgcgagcatccaactacggctaagtTCCTTTTCCAACTTAACTCATGCcattttaaggtttttttttcttttgaagtaatgacagaggagttgcgtttaacttttcttattttgttccctTTTCTTTATGATGTACTTATTGATGCAGTGGAGGCAGAGCAAACATTCCAATCAAGACCTGATTGATGTACTGCGTTGTATAAATGAATTGGACTTGCATCCATCTTGTTTGTTGCCTTAGATAATCCCTCAGAACCCGATTTTGTTGCTGAAGACCTTCGATGGACGCGGCCAGTGGTCTGAGCTGATCACTGataaaagttttcaactcttctaaATCAGCGCTGCGTCGAGATGGGGTTggttcttcatttcttccaactgggtcttcaaaatTTGTTGCGTTGCTCGATCCTAACCCAGTTGGTTCAAAGATTATTGGAGGAGGCACGAAATTAGGAATTGGACTTGGTGGGGGCGAAGGAAGAGAGTAAGAGATGTCCTGATACATATGAGTTGGTTCTTGGTACGTTTGTTCAGGACTCCCTTCTAGTGGGGCCAATGGTGAGTCATGAAGAGTAAGGTTGAGGATTGGTTGCGCTTCTTCACCTGGAAGTTCAAGCTTAGCTTCATATTCTTCATgctctgaagcttcatcactGTCTTTAACAATCTGGACGCGTCTTCTTTTGGGGGTGCGTTTTGATGATCGAGGCTTGGTTGCCACTTCCTTGGTGGGTAAGGCAGGTTGATGCGACAAATCCTGAAGTAGACGCCTTACTAACTTTATATCTATCAAGCCATTGATATTTTCATGATTATCCCCCAAAGGGATGCCCCCGCATTCACACAATGCACAGATCAGCCATGGGAAGTATAGTTGCCCTCTCGATTTGGTCTTGATGGCCTTGATCTGATCCCTTATTATTCTTCCAACGTCTAAAAGGATGCATTGCATGACGCAATAGGTATCCAGGATGCGTTCCTTTGACAATgtttcatcatgcgttgtaggcatgatTCTCCTTTTGATTAAGTAATACCATAAATTCGCATCTGGAGTTAAGTTCCTGGAAGCTAGAATCTTTGCTCCGTTTCTAGAAGTTTGCCACTTGCTTCCAGGTTTGGCTACCCGTTCTTAACACATCTTCCAATTGACTTGTCGTTGGCTGCTCCAAGATGCGATTACCTTCCACATCCGTATCACTATCAATGTTGAACACTTCATTGATCTTATCGGCTGAGAAGCGCACTAATACCCCATCAATGAAGGTTGTGTTCTTCTCcatatcaaactcactattgTAGAACATGCGGACGAGGTTGAGCCAAATACATGTATGCCCAATGCAGAACTGATTCCACCCCAAtgcatttattatttttgttatgtATATAGGCAATGGGTGGAGCTCGGGAAAGAAGCTCTTTTCTACAAGTATATCACTAAATTGACACTTTCTTCTCGAGGTCTTCTTAGGTAACGCGTCGGTTACCTTACGTTTTCCTGCCGCATGCTCTTTAGCTTCCCTTGCCAGTTCTCTCAATTCATTCTCCAATCCCCTTTGGAGAGCCGTCTTCCTTCGCTCTTGCCTTGCAGGCTGGTAGTCTTCTAAGTTCTTCTCTAGTGCGTCGTGCCTTGAGAAACTCTCATGCGTTGCATCCTCAGGGCCAGATGTAGATTGCtcatctttttcctccaatATTAACTTTTTCTTCCTTGTTACTCTCTTTGATTTTAAAGGCCCTTCATTCGCGTCGGTTTGGCGTGATTGAGACATGTCTGGGCCAATTCTCCCATCTTATTCTTCTCTACTTTCTTCTCTATCTTCttctctatcttcttcttctaattctacCTCTAGCATCATAGCGTATCGCTCCGCTTCGTCCAACTCGAGTAATGCGTTAGGTGGGTCGAAACGCATCACTTAATTTTCCTCTTGGCCTTGATTGAGGCTCACCAAAATAGCTCCAAATACTTCCTGCTCATCCAGTCGAGCCTATTTACGCCAACTCTTCAGGGTTTACGCTTCTGACGCAGGACCTGTCAGAAGGGGGTATGGGTGGAGTGAATTGGAGGGGTGCCCACTAGGGATGGCGTCCCCAGGGAGATATGGACGATGGGTGAAATGTGGGTGGGTTAACTAAAAACGACGTCTAAGTCGACAGAGTAAGAAATGATTGTTAAGGGTTGGATTGAAAGTGGAGTCCGGGACGCACGGTTGTGAGATGAGGCATTGTAAAGGTAGGTTGGAAGTGGGTCATCATTGTACCCCACCGGGGTTTTGTTAGGAATGAATTGGTGGTGGGGCCAGGCTTGGATGTGGGGCTTAAGAGGCAGCCATAGATTGATGGACGCAACCATCGAGGTTTTACAGGTCGTTTTGAGCTTTCGACTTAGTGtaagtttttgagttttggatGAGGGGTCTCTTGCCGGGCGGAAAGAGTAACGGATGTCTTTGAAGGTTTTGGAAGGGAAGTTTTGTGGGTGTGTGTGGTGGGCTTCCCTCGATGGCCCCTTTGGGAGGAAGAGGAGGTTGCTCCGCCCGCGTGCATATTGAAAGAAGGTTTGGCTCCATTGAGAAGCAGGATGCCCAGCTCATCAGAAGACGACTCCCCCCCGCGCGAGGGCGAAAAGCGAAATAGACGAGGAAGCAGTAGGAACTTATCGGTGATCGTTCAAAAAGCCACACGGTATATGGTTCAGGCTATCTGAGGCGGACGACATTGTGGCCGGAGTAGGTTTGAGCAGATCGGAGGTGAAGGAAACGGAGAGgctaagggtttttttttttcgtttcaGAGAGCTCGAGAGTgaataagagagaagaaggaaatgaaCCGTTCGATCGTTTTATAGGCTGAGAGAGGGTTAGTGGGCTGACGTCAGGCAGCGCCTGACGTCTGTAATAAATGTAAAGCTGAAGAGATGTCTTAGGTTTCTAAGAACTCGAGTGCTTTTGTATTCTCGAGACGCGTACCTTCATCTGGGCCATGCGTTAAACTTGAGTCTAACACGTCCATTATTCCCAACTCGATTATAcacaacttttaaaaagaaaacaagtaaaatttctaatttataaaGGCAGAAACAAAGAACAATCAACCTTGAAATCATAGGCAGacaaacaaaccaacaaactcaAATGCATTATAAAATACAGAATGCAAAAAGACAAGGATAAAGGAAGCGTCCCTGGAATATATGGCGATGCGAACGCAGGGATACTTCAACGCAGGCCTCAGCTGGCTTCGCGTAGTGTGAGAGATGACTTTTGACGTTCCAGTCCATCTTCAAAGTATGGCTTTACTCTTTGgccatttactttgaatgcgttggtgCCATCCTCTCGTATTAATTCCACTGCTCCATATGGAAAGATTGTCTTAATGATAAAGGGTCCTGACCACCTGGATTTTAACTTCCTTGGAAACAAATGCAGACGTGAATTGAACAATAGAACTTTTTGGCCACCAACATGTTCTTTCTTACTGatgcattggtcatgccaaTGCTTTGTCTTCTCTTTGTCTAGCTTGTTGTTCTCGTATACGTTCAATCGCCACTCCTCGAGCTCATTGAGCTGAAGTTTGCGTTGAGCGCCCGCGGCGCCCAAGTTCATGTTTAGCTTCTTAACTGCCCAAAACCCCTTGTGCTCCAACTCTGAAGGTAattgacaagcttttccaaatacaagagagtatggagacatacctatagggATTTTGTAAGTAGTCCTGTAAGCCTAGAGAGCTTCATCCAGCCTTTGTGCCTAGTCCTTCCGCATTGCATTGACGACTTTCTCCAGGATAGAtttgatttctcgattggatACTTCTGCTTGACCGTTTTTTTGTGGGTGGTAGGCAGTAGCGATCTTGTGCCtaacattatattttgcaagtaatttagaaatgatACAATTAATGAAGTGTGTACCTTTATCTCTTATCAAGGCTCTTGGTGTTCCAAATCGCGTGAAAACGTTCCTGGTAAGAAACTTGGAAACAGTGGACGCATCATTCCTAGCACAGGCTACTGCTTTTACACATTTTGACACATAGTCTACTACAAGCAAGATATACTGTTGGCCGCAGGACAAAggaaaaggtcccataaaatcaataccccaaaaatcaaatagatcaacttcgagaatattgttcaagggcattgcgtcccttgaagaaatatttctaGTGCATTGGCGGGGGTCACAATTACGAACAAACTCCTTGGCGTCTTTGAATAGGGTGGGCCAGAAGTATCCGCTCTAAAGAATCTTCGCAGCGGTTCTCTGCCCACTAAAATGACCTCCGTAAGGAGAGTCATGACACTCAGCTAAGATGTGTTGTGTCTTCTCCTCCAGAAAGCATTGACGCATTATGAAGTCAGGGCCTTGCTTATATAGAAacggttcatcccaaaaataaaacttgCTGTCATGTATTAATCGTTTCTTTTGCTGAGAGTTGAAGTTCCCATGTAATTTCTTGGTAGTTAAGTAATTGACGATGTCTGCAtaccaaggttccctgccttCAACTCTAAACAAGCTTTCATCAGGGAATGCATCCTTGATTTCACTTTCTTAATCTTGTATTTCTTGATGTTTTAGCCTTGACAGGTGGTCAGCCACCTGGTTCTCGGTTCCCTTTCTGTCCTGAATATCTATATCAAACTCCTGTAGCAGTAGCACCCATATTATCAATCTTGGCTTCACGTCCTTTTTGCTCATCAGGAATTTTATGGTTGAGTGATCGGTATATATGGTGGCTGACACACCAACTAGGTAAGATCTAAACTTTTCAATACCAAATACTACAACTAACctttctttttcagtggtggtgtaGTGTTCCTGAGAGTCATTTAGTGTTTTGGATGCGTAAGAGATGGGATGTATCAAATTTCCCTTCTTCTACCCTAACATTGTTCCTACTGCCACATCACTCACGTCGCACATGAGAAGAAAGCGTTGCATCCAGTCCGGTGCTATTAGTACTGGAGCTGTCGTCAACGCATACTTTAAGGTTTCAAACGCGTCAGTGCAGTCTTCATTAAAATCATAGGGCCAGTTTGCCTCTAGTAACGTGCTCAGAGGTCGCGCAATCTAAGAAAATCCTCTAACGAATTGTCTATAGAAGCCAGCATGCCCTAGAAAACTTCGTAACGTTTTAACATTTGatggtggtggaagttttgctatgacatctattttggctTCATCTACTTCTAGGCCAACCTTAGATACTTTGTGCCCTAAGACAATTCCTTCAGCCACCGTGAAGTGAtatttctcccaattcagcaccAAGTTTGTTTCCTCGCATCGAGCGAGGATGGCCTCTAAATTATCTAGGCATGACTGGAATGAGTCTCCAAGGACTGAAAAATCGTCCATGAAGACTTCAACGGTCTTTTCTAGGAAGTTAGAGAAGATAGCCATCATACATCTTTGAAATGTCCCATGTGTGTTACACAGCCCAAAAGGCATGCGTCTGAATGTAAATGTTCCAAAGGGATGGGTAAATGTTGTCTTCTCCTGATCTTCCGGATCTATCAAAATCTGGTTATAACCAtcaagaaagcaataaaattctTTGCCCATAAGTCTGtcaagcatttgatcgatgaaagAAAGGGGGAAATGGTCTTTTTTAGTTGCCGCATTGAGCTTCCTGTAATCCATACAAATGCGTCAGCCCGTGACAGTCCTCGAGGGTATGAGTTCATTATTGTTGTTGACTATCACAGTCGTTCCCCCTTTCTTAGGAACGCATTGGACTGGACTTCCCAACTACTGTCGAATATAGGATAGATGACTCCCGCgtccaaccattttaaaatttctttcttgaccacttctttcattatggggttcagccttctttgaggctcgattgaccccgacttcccttcttccagcctaatcttatgcatgcaataagatgGACTAATGCCACGGATATCTGCAAGCGTCCAGCTTATTGCACGCTTGTGCTTTTTCAGCATCTACAAAAGAGATTGCTCGTTAGGCTCTATAAGATTTTCGGAAATGAACACAAGTAAAGTGTTGTTGGCTCCAAGGAATGCGTATTTTAGGTGTCCAGGTAACTGTTTCAACTCGAGTTATGGTGGTTCCTCAAGTGATGGACGTGTTGGTTTTGTCTTccgctcactcagacttggcggcTCTGATTCTTTTAAGTTCTCCAACGCGAGGACCTTACATACATGGGTCTCTTCTTCAGGCAACTCAATACTGTTTAGATGACAATCTTCACTATCTGGGAACTTCAATGCGTTGAGCACATTAAAATTCACCTCTTGATTAACTACGCGCATAGTCAATTCGCCTTTATACACGTCAATTAAAACTTTCCCAGTAGGTAGGAAGGGGCGTCCAAAAATAATTGGTACCTTCTTATCTGCTTCATAGTCCTAGATAATAAAGTCTGCTAGGAATATGAAGTTGTCAACCTTTACCAGAAcgtcttcaatctttccttctGGGTACTTAATTGTTCTCTCAGCAAGCTGAAGAGTAACAGAAGTGGGTTGTGCTTCGCCAATTCCtagtttcttaaaaattgaGAGTGGTATGAGATTAATGTTGGCTCCCAAATCGCACAACACATGACCCACATCCAATCTTCCTATCGAGCAAGGAACTGTGAAGCTCCCAGGGTTCTTCTGCTTCTTTGGTAGACTGTTGCTTACTAACGTATTGCACTCCTGCGTTAGCGCGATTACTTCATTCTCACtgactcttcttttctttgtcaatatgttcttaaaaaatttgacatatgTTGGCATCTGCTCCAAGGCCTCTATAAGTAAAATGTTGATATGCAACTGCCTTAGAAGCTCAAGAAAGCGCTTGaattgttgttcatcattctttttcATCAGACGTCTAGGGAATGGTGCATTCAGTGGCACCTCAGGCTTTCCCGCGTTGGACGTATGGGTTCTGAATGGCTTGTAGTCTCAGacattttttcttcttgatcCATTGAACGTGTGATGCATTCTTTCGAAGGACTACTGTTTCTTggattcatttttctttcttcaagagcTTTTCCACTTCGCAACCTCACCgcgtgacattgctccttcccattGTTGTTTCCAGGCATTTCAGTATTGCTAGGTAGAACTCCAGGTTACCTGCTTTTCAACTCGCTCGCTATCTTCCCTACCTAGATTTCCAGGTTTCTGATAGATGACACCTGGCTTTTCAGCAACGCGTCATTCTAGCCTATGTATTCCTTCAATAGGTTTTCAAGTGGAGATCCTGAGCTCGACGTCTGTCCTTCTCTATTAAAGGGTTGTTGATGTGGCTGATGCATTTTTTGAAATGCAGGTGGCGGTCCATTCCTTTGCTGTTAGTTCGCCCCTGGGTGGTACTCTTGATGATTTCCTCctgtccaagaaaaatttggatggtttctccatccaggATTATTTGTATTGGAAAATGGGTTGTCTTTAATGAAACATACTGACTGAGGATTCTTTGGGCAATCCACATAGGAGTGAGGATCTCCATACCATGGGCTGCCCAAACGCCTTTACCTGATTCATCTTTTGCTGATTTGATGCATTTCCTAGCGTTATGTTCTACAAAAGGCTGGTCATCGTAGCCACTTGAGCAAAAAGTGTAGCTATTGCATTGGAATTGATAGAATTAACGTTCTAAGATCTCTTCTTCCTGTCAGCTCTTCCATCATACGTATTGTCCACCCATTTCATGTTGTGTTTAGCAATGCGGTCTAATATCTCTTTAGCCTCAGTGTAAGATTTGTCCATAAGTCCACCAGTCGCTACTATGTCTACTGCCATCTGTGATGCTCAATTCAATCCTCCATAAAATGTCTCCATTTGGATAGTTAGTGGTAGTCTATGGTTCGGGCCATTCTTGTCCAAACCCTTAAAACGCTCCCATGCGGCGCTTAAGGTTTcagcttcttcttgttcaaagttcataatctctCGACGCCTTCTCGcgttggtggtaggtgggaagtatttttgcataaatttttccACCAACTTCTCCCAGGTGGTGATTTCACCAAGCTCCAATGAGTTCACCCATTGTTTTGCGTCATCACGCAAAGAATAGGGGAACAAAGACAGCCTGATCGCCTCTGgggtgattccaggaatcacaaatgaattaCACGTTTCCAAAAAATGCTTCATGTGGGCATGAGGATCTTCACCACgaccacccccaaattgtccAGCAATTTGACATTTAGAGCCATTACAGATTCAATCTCGAACCTGGTCCCGTCTGGCGTTGGGTagatgattcctggagagaaatcatatagtACAGAGGACGTGTACTCTCTCATAGGACGCGTGCTACTATTCACCATTAGGATTGGATTATGTGCAGCATGAGCTAATTACTGAGCTAGTTGTTGATTTTCCTGTTCTTCCGCCATTGCTCGTTGCTTGTTCTATTGTCTGAGAAATTGCTgcctcaaccttcgacaacgGTTAGATCGGTTCCTACGCCGGAAGGTCCTTTCAATCTCAGGGTCATATATGAGTTCAGGAGTGCTCTCCCTGCTTATAAATGTTCACAAGCTTAGGCTTAGCTTGTAATACTCCTTCGACCGAAGTGTTCCTACAACAGAGACAAACAAAATTCTTGGTTAGTCTTGTATCTgaatccccagcaacggcgccaaaaacttgttcgttgctatcATAATTCGAGCagggagtgtattgtataaaataagttggaaaaATAGGTGTCAAGTATAAATGGTGCATTGATGCTGTGATGCGTTTAAGTAGTTaaaatgcgttgatgcgttagaGATATGCAATCAGAACACACAACACTCCTATTAATgacattcaagttttcctaaatcagacccaagtataaatctaatttaggttcctggcaagtccagggtcgaactcagggattcagttaaacaAATGCAGACCTTGTGTTGTATCTATTataggggttttcctaaatgaaTGAGAGAtatgttatttacactaaagtgttgtgcctgtgcaaggagatacaaaagagttgagtggtgACTGATGGATCATGCAaaaatggagtttaatgtaAATGGTATGCGTCGGTTTAAGATGAGTGTACACAAACCAaaatgtgatgtggatgagatggactggtttgcttatcttttgttcatgcgttagactttacTCAACATTTCTTAATGTGAATAACAAAcaaagcctatctctaggatgcatgcgtctaacacagaatgcaataaacaCTAGTAAGttatctctagctgtactaggtgtcctacttgatgcagcttagttattctctcgagtaatctaagttaaagatgcttttaccaagtgatcaagttggcttaagcgttgaaatgaaattttgcataaagtataaatgcattcaacatgaacaagaaataaacaatggcaaaaatgtgatggatcaaatatatgaattttataaagaagaaaattgtctttacaaaagcaatattcaatcaggtgaaatgaaagcgataaatgagatgaaggaAATTGAGTCAAgtcgcagagtacaatctcttgtttCTATTTGGCTCAATtttgttgtgtacaatcacttgtataggaagAGGACGAAGTGTCTTTCTTAAGCTTAgcttcctccgctccctgaccggcggtggtggtggttctcaacccttctgatcgtctTGGCACCACAGCACAGTTTAAACTACGACTACACTAATTACAAAGAGTAAGGA
This window contains:
- the LOC120075788 gene encoding uncharacterized protein LOC120075788 produces the protein MSPYSLVFGKACQLPSELEHKGFWAVKKLNMNLGAAGAQRKLQLNELEEWRLNVYENNKLDKEKTKHWHDQCISKKEHVGGQKVLLFNSRLHLFPRKLKSRWSGPFIIKTIFPYGAVELIREDGTNAFKVNGQRVKPYFEDGLERQKSSLTLREAS